In the Aliarcobacter cryaerophilus genome, one interval contains:
- a CDS encoding radical SAM/SPASM domain-containing protein: MFRLSNLIKSTLQEQKSRSLDGSIIIWNMTNRCNLLCHHCYSKASANEKESLSLEDILKTIPKLKIANINFVIFSGGEPLLRKDIFEIAQCMKDNKIMTYLSTNGTYITEKNAQKIIDTFNYIGISIDGIGEVHDYFRGQKGSYDKSIEAIKTIQKLGGNAGIRFTITKETESSFYDIFTLAEELNVNKIYISHLVYSGRGKENLEIDISKEKRKEYVSFMINKAFEYYENGKDIDIVTGNMEMDAIILLKEFEKKYPDFVNSLKNRLKSWGGNSAGKRLGNMDWNGFVKPDPFFPITIGNYLEKDFDKIWLDDSNELLKKLREFPRNIKGKCSSCKYIDICNGGSRSRAYAISGDLWDEDPSCYLTLEEIKG, encoded by the coding sequence ATGTTTAGATTATCAAACCTTATAAAATCAACTCTACAAGAGCAAAAAAGTAGAAGTTTAGATGGAAGTATTATAATTTGGAATATGACAAATCGTTGTAATTTACTCTGTCACCACTGCTATAGCAAAGCTAGTGCAAATGAGAAAGAGAGTTTATCATTAGAAGATATTTTAAAAACTATTCCAAAACTCAAAATTGCCAATATTAATTTTGTAATCTTTAGTGGAGGTGAGCCACTTTTAAGAAAAGATATTTTTGAAATTGCACAATGTATGAAAGATAATAAAATTATGACTTATCTTTCAACAAATGGTACATATATAACAGAAAAAAATGCACAAAAAATCATAGATACTTTTAACTATATAGGTATTTCAATAGATGGAATAGGAGAAGTTCACGACTATTTTAGAGGACAAAAAGGCTCATATGATAAAAGTATTGAGGCTATAAAAACTATTCAAAAATTAGGTGGAAATGCTGGTATTAGATTTACGATTACAAAAGAGACTGAAAGTAGTTTTTATGATATTTTTACCCTTGCTGAAGAGTTAAATGTGAACAAAATATATATCTCTCATCTTGTATATTCAGGTCGTGGAAAAGAGAACCTTGAGATTGATATAAGTAAAGAAAAAAGAAAAGAGTATGTAAGCTTTATGATAAATAAGGCATTTGAGTATTATGAAAATGGCAAAGATATAGATATTGTTACAGGAAATATGGAGATGGATGCCATAATACTTTTAAAAGAGTTTGAAAAAAAATATCCAGATTTTGTGAACTCTTTAAAAAATAGATTAAAATCTTGGGGTGGAAATAGTGCTGGGAAAAGACTTGGAAATATGGATTGGAATGGTTTTGTGAAACCAGACCCATTTTTTCCTATAACTATTGGAAACTATTTAGAAAAAGATTTTGATAAAATTTGGTTAGATGATAGTAATGAATTACTAAAAAAGCTAAGAGAATTTCCACGAAATATAAAAGGGAAATGTAGCTCTTGCAAATATATAGATATTTGTAATGGTGGTTCAAGAAGTAGAGCTTATGCAATAAGTGGCGATTTATGGGATGAAGATCCATCTTGTTATTTGACTTTAGAAGAGATAAAGGGGTAA
- a CDS encoding cytochrome D1 domain-containing protein, producing the protein MLKKIALSLIVASSLFASEKIFVVERESSSIAIIENDKFKNRMENFRNTNHSVVKFYKDEAYAISRDGYVIKFDPKKEIIEAEYKTSKSAIGFEISEYFVAVANYDDKSVDVLTKDLKPLKKIVTNSRNVGIKLYKNYMIFSQMDSDIISVYKDLNEGKKEPNFVLHKEFKNAGEMPFDAMLQEQSYIMGFFNSAFFGVVDLEKMEYKKIDVFLDEKKQQVLKVPHFGFWSLSKDEIFIPAVGDNKVFVYDKKFKFLKSIDIKGMPVFTSLSPNKDFLAVTFSGEDFPYLQILDTKTFKVIKEYKFDGKVLHVRWSNDKNELYVSVNDTNKIEVLDTITWKNIKTINDIKKPSGIFIFEER; encoded by the coding sequence ATGTTAAAAAAAATAGCTTTAAGTCTAATAGTAGCTAGTAGTTTATTTGCTAGTGAAAAAATATTTGTAGTTGAAAGAGAGAGTTCTAGCATAGCTATTATTGAAAATGATAAATTCAAAAATAGAATGGAGAACTTTAGAAATACAAATCACTCTGTTGTGAAATTTTACAAAGATGAAGCTTATGCAATCTCAAGAGATGGATATGTTATAAAGTTTGACCCAAAAAAAGAGATTATAGAAGCTGAATACAAAACTAGCAAAAGTGCAATAGGATTTGAAATATCAGAATACTTTGTAGCTGTTGCAAACTATGATGATAAAAGTGTTGATGTTTTAACAAAAGATTTAAAACCTCTAAAAAAAATAGTTACAAACTCACGAAATGTAGGGATAAAACTATATAAAAACTATATGATTTTTTCTCAAATGGATAGTGACATAATATCTGTTTATAAAGATTTAAATGAAGGAAAAAAAGAGCCAAATTTTGTTTTACATAAAGAGTTTAAAAATGCAGGTGAAATGCCTTTTGATGCTATGCTTCAAGAACAAAGTTATATAATGGGCTTTTTTAACTCTGCTTTTTTTGGAGTTGTTGATTTAGAGAAAATGGAGTATAAAAAAATAGATGTTTTTTTAGATGAAAAAAAACAACAAGTTTTAAAAGTACCTCACTTTGGGTTTTGGAGTTTGAGTAAAGATGAGATTTTTATACCAGCAGTTGGAGATAATAAAGTTTTTGTTTATGATAAAAAATTTAAATTCCTAAAATCAATAGATATAAAAGGAATGCCTGTTTTCACAAGTCTTAGCCCAAATAAAGATTTTTTAGCAGTAACATTTTCTGGAGAAGATTTTCCATATTTACAAATTCTTGATACAAAAACTTTTAAAGTTATAAAAGAGTATAAATTTGATGGTAAAGTATTGCATGTAAGATGGTCAAATGATAAAAATGAACTATATGTAAGTGTAAATGATACTAATAAAATAGAGGTTTTAGACACAATTACTTGGAAAAATATTAAAACTATAAATGATATTAAAAAACCTTCTGGTATATTTATTTTTGAGGAGAGATAG
- the cobA gene encoding uroporphyrinogen-III C-methyltransferase — MKKVYLTGAGPGDIELMTLKAARVIKEADVIIYDKLANPEILEMAKDGTEFIFVGKEFGKHLIPQDEINEIIYQASLKYDLVVRLKGGDPFVFGRGGEEALYLKERGVKFEIIPGITSSISVPAYAGIPVTHRGITCSFRVVTGHEAPNKKDTQINWDSFIADETIVFLMGIHNIKLISKKLIKIGKPSTTPCAVISKGTTNEQKVIVGTLEDIADKAKEIPTPAIIVVGEVVKLREELKWFEE, encoded by the coding sequence ATGAAAAAAGTATATTTAACTGGTGCAGGACCTGGAGATATTGAGCTTATGACTTTAAAAGCAGCAAGAGTTATAAAAGAGGCAGATGTGATTATATATGATAAACTTGCTAACCCTGAAATATTAGAGATGGCAAAAGATGGAACAGAGTTTATATTTGTAGGTAAAGAGTTTGGAAAACATTTAATACCGCAAGATGAGATAAATGAGATAATATATCAAGCTTCTCTTAAATACGATCTTGTAGTAAGATTAAAAGGTGGTGACCCTTTTGTATTTGGTAGAGGTGGAGAAGAAGCTCTTTATTTAAAAGAGCGTGGAGTTAAGTTTGAAATAATTCCAGGTATTACTTCAAGTATTAGCGTTCCTGCATACGCAGGAATTCCTGTAACTCATAGAGGAATTACTTGCTCTTTTAGAGTAGTCACTGGTCATGAAGCACCAAATAAAAAAGATACTCAAATAAATTGGGATAGTTTTATTGCAGACGAAACAATAGTATTCTTAATGGGAATCCATAATATAAAATTAATATCAAAAAAACTAATCAAAATTGGAAAACCATCTACAACTCCTTGTGCTGTTATATCAAAAGGTACAACAAATGAGCAAAAAGTAATTGTTGGAACACTTGAAGATATTGCAGATAAAGCCAAAGAGATTCCAACTCCTGCGATAATCGTTGTTGGAGAAGTTGTAAAATTAAGAGAAGAGTTAAAGTGGTTTGAAGAGTAG
- a CDS encoding precorrin-2 dehydrogenase/sirohydrochlorin ferrochelatase family protein, with protein sequence MAYFPAFLKFDDKTILIVGGGNIALEKLEHLLNFSSNITLISKNFSEKIDDLIDKHSLKIFQKEYEKGDAKGYDIVIVAVDDFVLQEDIYFETREYKILCNCVDLQQYCDFIFPSYIKRGDLTVAISTSGSSPAFAKNFKTFLSNLIPEGVEDFLKELKELRSTIPKGKERMRYFDNKVKDYINSWEKKSGQK encoded by the coding sequence GTGGCATATTTTCCAGCTTTTTTAAAATTTGATGATAAAACTATTTTGATAGTTGGTGGTGGTAATATAGCTTTAGAAAAGTTAGAACATCTTTTGAATTTTTCTTCAAATATTACTTTGATTTCAAAAAATTTTAGTGAAAAAATAGATGATTTAATAGATAAACATAGTCTTAAGATTTTTCAAAAAGAGTATGAAAAAGGTGATGCTAAAGGTTATGATATAGTTATTGTTGCTGTAGATGATTTTGTGCTACAAGAGGATATCTATTTTGAGACAAGAGAGTATAAGATTCTTTGTAACTGTGTAGATTTACAGCAGTATTGTGATTTTATTTTCCCTTCATATATTAAAAGAGGGGATTTAACTGTTGCAATTTCTACAAGTGGAAGCTCTCCTGCATTTGCAAAAAATTTCAAAACATTTCTTTCTAATTTAATTCCAGAAGGAGTTGAAGATTTTTTAAAAGAGTTAAAAGAGTTGAGAAGCACAATTCCAAAAGGAAAAGAGAGAATGCGATATTTTGACAATAAAGTAAAAGATTATATAAATTCATGGGAGAAAAAAAGTGGACAAAAATAA
- a CDS encoding Lrp/AsnC family transcriptional regulator, whose product MTQIPQLELKNEVLLRIQKNFPLAKKPFLNIANELHTTEERVLEILNEAKRDGIIRQTSAIFDTKKLGYKSSLVAFEIEEKDIPNAVKILNSHPGISHNYERNHSFNIWFTIAIAPNSNLGLEKSIEILAKKTNAKNYIILPTLKLFKISVKLDTTNKEEKQEKLIQKSFTNLDLSESHYKFIKLLQQDIEFKSEPFKFIVDELNISYDELFTTVQEFINSGVMRRFASILNHRKAGFSANAMVVWDIDEKKSQDIGEIAASFSAVSHCYLRPQYPNWKYNLFTMIHGKTEDDTQKTIEDIANKIEYRDKMALYSSKEFKKVRIIYFSDEFENWEKENNN is encoded by the coding sequence ATGACACAAATTCCCCAACTAGAACTAAAAAATGAAGTTCTACTTAGAATCCAAAAAAATTTTCCACTTGCAAAAAAACCTTTTCTTAATATTGCAAATGAACTTCATACAACAGAGGAGAGAGTTTTAGAAATTTTAAATGAAGCAAAAAGAGATGGTATTATAAGACAAACATCTGCTATTTTTGATACAAAAAAGCTAGGATATAAATCATCTTTAGTAGCATTTGAAATTGAAGAGAAAGATATACCAAATGCTGTAAAAATTTTAAACTCTCATCCTGGAATCTCTCATAACTACGAAAGAAATCACTCTTTTAATATTTGGTTTACTATTGCTATAGCTCCAAATTCTAATTTGGGACTAGAAAAAAGTATTGAAATTTTAGCTAAAAAAACAAATGCAAAGAATTATATAATACTTCCAACTTTAAAATTATTTAAAATTTCAGTAAAACTTGATACTACAAATAAAGAGGAAAAACAAGAGAAGTTAATTCAAAAAAGTTTTACAAATCTTGATTTATCAGAGTCTCACTACAAATTTATCAAACTTTTACAACAAGATATAGAGTTTAAAAGTGAGCCTTTTAAATTTATAGTTGATGAGCTAAATATTAGCTATGATGAACTTTTTACAACTGTTCAAGAGTTTATAAACTCTGGTGTTATGCGAAGATTTGCCTCAATTTTAAATCATAGAAAAGCTGGTTTTAGTGCAAATGCTATGGTTGTTTGGGATATTGATGAAAAAAAATCTCAAGATATAGGAGAAATAGCAGCATCTTTTAGTGCGGTAAGTCACTGTTATTTAAGACCTCAATATCCAAACTGGAAATACAATCTTTTTACAATGATTCATGGTAAAACCGAAGATGATACTCAAAAAACAATAGAAGATATAGCAAATAAAATTGAATATAGAGACAAAATGGCACTATACTCAAGTAAAGAGTTTAAAAAAGTAAGAATTATTTACTTTAGTGATGAGTTTGAAAACTGGGAAAAAGAGAATAATAATTAA
- the hemH gene encoding ferrochelatase — protein sequence MENKKRALILLNMGGARDKNELKMFLTNMFNDENILTIKSSFIRKIVASLIVNKRLNEAWKNYELIGNCSPINPLTEKLVEKCNEKIKNFKTYQVMRYTPPFAKDVVENLKKDGIEEVLLLPLYPQYSTTTTKSSLEDFIKFAKNSFKIKSIYDFYRNDKFNSCIVDEIKRIQDGKDDFNLIFSAHGLPQKIVDNGDPYEKQMIEHVEILSQKLKDKNINFKSINLAYQSKVGPLKWLEPSLEDMLKNFKDQKVIIYPLSFIVDNSETTFELDIEYRHISQDLGILDYKVCKCVNYNDNFIDAIKDIIDKN from the coding sequence ATGGAAAATAAAAAAAGAGCTTTGATACTTTTAAATATGGGTGGAGCTAGAGATAAAAATGAGTTAAAAATGTTTTTAACAAATATGTTTAATGATGAAAATATTTTGACTATAAAAAGTTCATTTATAAGAAAAATAGTAGCTTCTTTGATTGTAAATAAAAGATTAAATGAAGCTTGGAAAAACTATGAGCTTATAGGAAATTGCTCTCCTATAAATCCTTTAACTGAAAAATTAGTAGAAAAATGTAATGAAAAAATTAAAAATTTTAAAACATATCAGGTTATGCGATATACTCCACCTTTTGCAAAAGATGTTGTTGAAAATTTAAAAAAAGATGGTATAGAAGAAGTTTTACTTCTTCCTTTATATCCTCAATACTCTACAACAACTACAAAATCATCTTTAGAAGATTTTATTAAGTTTGCAAAAAATAGTTTCAAAATAAAATCTATATATGATTTTTATAGAAATGATAAATTTAATAGTTGTATTGTAGATGAAATCAAAAGAATTCAAGATGGAAAAGATGATTTTAATCTAATATTCTCAGCCCATGGTTTACCTCAAAAAATTGTAGATAATGGTGATCCTTATGAAAAACAGATGATTGAGCATGTTGAGATTTTAAGTCAAAAATTAAAAGATAAAAATATAAACTTCAAATCAATAAATCTTGCATATCAATCAAAAGTTGGTCCTTTGAAGTGGCTTGAGCCATCTCTTGAAGATATGTTAAAAAATTTTAAAGATCAAAAAGTTATTATTTATCCACTATCTTTTATAGTTGATAACTCTGAAACTACTTTTGAACTTGATATTGAATATAGACATATTTCACAAGATTTAGGAATATTAGATTATAAAGTTTGTAAATGTGTAAATTATAATGATAATTTTATAGATGCTATAAAAGATATAATAGATAAAAATTAA
- a CDS encoding ATP-binding cassette domain-containing protein — MVLEIKKLTFGYKKNNFIFENFDLELKKGELKTIFGKSGSGKTTLFELILGNLKQKSGEIKKSKTAMIFQDPFSSFHPTYTIFEQIKDVVNRDFKDEVDNILYKLSLEESLLHKKPYELSGGQLQRCSILRAILLKPDLLLIDEPTSALDNIIAYDTMKLIVNLLSDCGILLVTHDIDMAYWCSNEIIRLENGK, encoded by the coding sequence TTGGTATTAGAGATAAAAAAACTAACATTTGGATACAAAAAAAATAACTTTATATTTGAAAATTTTGATTTAGAACTTAAAAAAGGTGAATTAAAAACAATTTTTGGAAAGAGTGGAAGTGGTAAAACCACACTTTTTGAACTTATTTTAGGAAATTTAAAACAAAAAAGTGGAGAGATAAAAAAAAGTAAAACAGCTATGATTTTTCAAGATCCTTTTTCCTCTTTTCATCCAACATATACAATTTTTGAGCAGATAAAAGATGTAGTAAACCGAGATTTTAAAGATGAAGTTGATAATATTTTGTATAAATTAAGCTTAGAAGAATCACTTTTACATAAAAAACCATATGAATTAAGTGGAGGGCAACTTCAAAGATGTTCTATTTTAAGAGCAATTTTATTAAAACCAGATTTGCTTTTAATAGATGAACCAACATCCGCACTAGATAATATAATTGCTTATGATACTATGAAATTAATTGTAAATCTTCTAAGTGATTGTGGAATTTTACTTGTAACTCACGATATAGATATGGCTTACTGGTGCAGTAATGAAATAATAAGGTTGGAAAATGGAAAATAA
- a CDS encoding cold-shock protein: protein MATQNIGTVKWFNTEKGFGFIQIENGNDEFFVHHSEVNSSGYGRVNLIEGQKVSFEIGRNEKGPQAKNVSSI, encoded by the coding sequence ATGGCAACTCAAAATATTGGAACAGTAAAATGGTTCAACACAGAAAAAGGTTTTGGATTTATCCAAATAGAAAATGGAAATGATGAGTTTTTTGTTCATCATAGTGAAGTTAACTCTTCAGGTTATGGACGAGTTAATTTAATAGAAGGTCAAAAGGTGTCTTTTGAAATTGGTAGAAACGAAAAAGGTCCTCAAGCAAAAAACGTTTCTTCTATCTAG
- a CDS encoding metallophosphoesterase family protein, translating into MKNIYIVSDVHGCYKSLLALIEQFPNKQNSKIVFVGDLVDRGKNSYDVVKFVMENKYDCVKGNHEEMLLEYGPTKEELYFNDESKHWLYSCGGDETLTSYNNKKEEYYKHYDFLNSLPLYIEYQDYKTKDNRYLVVSHSTISDVWELKDSSDIIDKDIFESHILWSRKSSKDIKEIFNVYGHTIFEEPKINQFSCGIDLGCCYKKNPSKIPNPRLCALEFPSMKLFIQENIED; encoded by the coding sequence ATGAAAAACATATATATTGTAAGTGATGTTCACGGTTGTTACAAATCACTTTTAGCTTTAATTGAGCAATTTCCAAATAAACAAAACTCTAAAATTGTTTTTGTAGGTGATTTAGTTGATAGAGGAAAAAACTCATATGATGTTGTTAAGTTTGTTATGGAAAATAAATATGATTGTGTAAAAGGTAATCATGAAGAGATGCTTTTAGAGTATGGACCAACAAAAGAAGAGCTTTATTTCAATGATGAGTCAAAACACTGGTTATATAGTTGTGGTGGAGATGAAACACTAACTTCTTATAACAATAAAAAAGAGGAATATTATAAACATTATGATTTTTTAAACTCTTTACCTTTGTATATAGAATATCAAGATTATAAAACAAAAGATAATAGATATTTAGTAGTAAGTCACTCGACTATATCAGATGTTTGGGAACTAAAAGATAGCTCTGATATTATTGATAAAGATATTTTTGAATCTCATATTTTATGGAGTAGAAAATCAAGTAAAGATATTAAAGAGATTTTTAATGTTTATGGACATACAATTTTTGAAGAGCCAAAAATAAATCAATTTAGCTGTGGAATAGATTTAGGTTGTTGCTATAAAAAAAATCCATCAAAAATTCCAAATCCTAGACTTTGTGCTTTAGAATTCCCAAGTATGAAGCTATTTATTCAAGAAAATATAGAAGATTAA
- a CDS encoding phosphate/phosphite/phosphonate ABC transporter substrate-binding protein, producing the protein MQKPIVVGSVAYDPKIVTIWDIIRDYFNDNGVRLDYVLFSNYEAQIEYLLSGKIDIAWNTNVAWVRTYELSNHKAQALLMRDTDIDFKSVFITKAKSGIKSVQDLKGKKFGLGSADSAQAAILPLKYLQNELGESIKDIEIVKFNSDLGKHGDTGRSEFDVLEAIKNDKLDAGAIGISTWVRVLEEGLFPAGEIESFYTSEGYCHCNFTALNSLDEKVKKTFVDMMLSQDPNEPIIKKMMQMEGLNKWVVTTSEELKGYDVLTQAMFEQDLMKNNW; encoded by the coding sequence ATGCAAAAACCAATAGTTGTAGGTTCAGTTGCTTATGACCCAAAAATCGTAACGATTTGGGATATCATAAGAGATTATTTTAATGATAATGGTGTAAGACTTGATTATGTTCTTTTTTCAAATTATGAAGCACAAATTGAGTATTTATTAAGTGGAAAAATTGATATAGCTTGGAATACAAATGTTGCTTGGGTGAGAACTTATGAATTAAGTAATCATAAAGCACAAGCACTTTTGATGAGAGATACAGATATTGATTTTAAATCAGTATTTATTACAAAAGCAAAAAGTGGTATAAAATCAGTTCAAGATTTAAAAGGTAAAAAGTTTGGACTTGGAAGTGCAGATTCAGCACAAGCTGCAATTTTACCTCTAAAATATTTACAAAATGAATTAGGTGAATCTATCAAAGATATTGAAATAGTTAAATTCAATTCTGACTTAGGAAAACATGGAGATACAGGAAGAAGTGAATTTGATGTACTTGAAGCAATAAAAAATGATAAACTTGATGCAGGTGCGATTGGTATTAGTACTTGGGTTAGAGTACTTGAAGAAGGACTATTTCCAGCAGGTGAAATAGAGTCTTTTTACACTAGTGAGGGTTATTGCCATTGTAATTTTACAGCACTTAATTCTTTAGATGAGAAAGTAAAAAAAACATTTGTAGATATGATGCTTTCGCAAGATCCAAATGAACCAATAATCAAAAAAATGATGCAAATGGAAGGTTTAAATAAATGGGTTGTAACTACAAGTGAAGAGCTAAAAGGTTATGATGTTTTAACTCAAGCAATGTTTGAACAAGATTTGATGAAAAATAACTGGTAA
- a CDS encoding acyl-CoA dehydrogenase family protein — MSNLYNEMLDFAKKNIAPFTDVVDSEARFPFESFEAIKDKKLTGLLVPKDYGGMDLGFYEHTQTVLAFANYCATTALCYMMHNVATNCLATHGSEELKKEFLPKIANGEIMLALAYSESGTGTHFYNPEIKVTKDGQILSMNGRKSFVTSAQYADYYLIDANSFDSEGLDNWLVSKDLAGINFEHSAWNGLGMRGNASCPMILENVKIDERFRIGAAGSGLDQIFNTVGPFFIMGLAAVYSGVALNASNSIIDYSMNRKYSDNSALCGIPTVQNHISDIYSKAASAKYFTLSAAKSVIEADPMAQANVLAARIHASSMAVDVCTTAMKIGGGTAYAKRINIERLLRDSLAAAVMAPSTDVLTTWLGKALTNQEII, encoded by the coding sequence ATGTCAAATTTATATAATGAAATGTTAGATTTTGCAAAAAAAAATATTGCACCATTTACAGATGTTGTTGATAGTGAAGCAAGATTCCCATTTGAAAGTTTTGAAGCTATAAAAGATAAAAAACTAACAGGACTTTTAGTTCCAAAAGATTACGGAGGAATGGATCTTGGTTTTTATGAACATACGCAAACTGTTTTAGCATTTGCAAATTATTGTGCAACAACAGCATTGTGCTATATGATGCATAATGTTGCTACAAATTGTTTAGCAACTCATGGAAGTGAAGAGTTAAAAAAAGAGTTTTTACCAAAAATTGCAAATGGTGAAATTATGTTAGCACTTGCATATAGTGAAAGTGGTACAGGAACTCATTTTTATAATCCAGAAATCAAAGTTACTAAAGATGGACAAATTTTAAGTATGAATGGAAGAAAAAGTTTTGTTACATCAGCACAATATGCAGATTATTATTTAATTGATGCAAACTCATTTGATAGTGAAGGACTAGATAATTGGCTGGTTTCAAAAGATTTAGCAGGAATTAATTTTGAACATAGTGCTTGGAATGGACTTGGAATGAGAGGAAATGCTTCTTGCCCAATGATTTTAGAAAATGTAAAAATTGATGAAAGATTTAGAATTGGAGCTGCAGGAAGTGGATTAGATCAAATATTTAATACTGTTGGTCCATTTTTTATAATGGGATTAGCAGCTGTTTATAGTGGAGTTGCATTAAATGCGAGTAATTCAATAATTGATTACTCAATGAATAGAAAATATAGTGATAATTCAGCACTTTGTGGTATTCCAACTGTTCAAAATCATATTTCAGATATCTATTCAAAAGCTGCAAGTGCAAAATACTTTACATTAAGTGCAGCAAAAAGTGTAATTGAAGCAGACCCAATGGCACAAGCAAATGTATTAGCAGCAAGAATTCATGCTTCATCTATGGCTGTTGATGTTTGTACAACTGCCATGAAGATTGGTGGAGGAACTGCTTATGCCAAAAGAATAAATATAGAAAGACTTTTAAGAGATTCTCTAGCTGCTGCTGTTATGGCACCAAGTACTGATGTTCTTACAACTTGGCTTGGAAAAGCTTTAACAAATCAAGAAATAATTTAA
- a CDS encoding ferritin-like domain-containing protein: protein MNNLNHCISIFTGDIPPSKALFLKLENAFLLANTHEIIEIVSQKANIETELRGWAKLRGHLYLGRENLKQQYSYKIQKLVKNSYLQKASWGNKMQGISSSNPKLKDLNLSDEILIKAPENNGLLTRGIITQENSPIYDFELSFKEQVWSNPISVLYEEGKNLQWNATTDIPWNEIPEFNPVLEKAICQIMTYLVENEFSALYIPGKFISKINPYYMEVPLFLSSLMNDEARHIEVFTKRANANGGGFQYSSEVTQRSLFSLFKEDDYIKSSFLLHVMGEGTFVDLLTFLEKYMPDEATKKIIRLSKRDEMRHVAYGIEHVKSAIEQNPNRINALKNSAFKRKEFMDEISSESSLLLESLAILAGGSDEPNDYKKGFDLVEDLKQKMNENRVKRLINIGMDEDLANDISKVHTPNFM, encoded by the coding sequence TTGAATAATCTAAATCACTGTATATCTATATTTACAGGTGATATACCACCATCAAAAGCCTTATTTTTAAAACTTGAAAATGCTTTTTTACTTGCTAATACTCATGAAATAATAGAAATTGTTTCACAAAAAGCCAATATTGAAACAGAACTTCGTGGTTGGGCAAAGTTAAGAGGTCATTTATATTTAGGAAGAGAAAATTTAAAACAACAATACTCGTATAAAATACAAAAACTAGTAAAAAATAGTTATTTACAAAAAGCATCATGGGGGAACAAGATGCAAGGAATCTCATCATCAAATCCAAAACTAAAAGATTTGAACTTAAGTGATGAAATATTAATTAAAGCACCAGAAAACAATGGACTTTTAACAAGAGGAATTATAACTCAAGAAAACAGTCCTATTTACGACTTTGAATTATCTTTTAAGGAACAAGTTTGGTCAAACCCAATCTCAGTTTTATATGAAGAAGGAAAAAATTTACAATGGAATGCAACAACAGATATTCCTTGGAATGAAATTCCTGAGTTTAATCCAGTTTTAGAAAAGGCAATTTGTCAGATTATGACATATTTAGTTGAAAATGAATTTTCAGCTTTATATATTCCTGGAAAATTTATAAGTAAAATAAATCCATATTATATGGAAGTTCCACTTTTTTTATCATCACTAATGAATGATGAAGCAAGACACATTGAAGTATTTACTAAACGTGCTAATGCAAATGGTGGAGGATTTCAATATTCAAGTGAAGTTACTCAGCGTTCTCTTTTTTCATTATTTAAAGAAGATGATTATATTAAAAGCTCTTTTTTACTTCATGTTATGGGAGAAGGAACTTTTGTTGATTTATTAACTTTTTTAGAAAAATATATGCCAGATGAAGCTACAAAAAAGATTATAAGACTATCAAAAAGAGATGAAATGAGACATGTTGCTTATGGGATTGAACATGTAAAATCTGCCATTGAACAAAATCCAAATAGGATAAATGCTCTAAAAAACAGTGCTTTTAAAAGAAAAGAGTTTATGGATGAAATAAGTAGTGAATCATCTTTATTACTTGAATCTTTAGCAATTCTTGCAGGTGGAAGCGATGAGCCAAATGACTATAAAAAAGGATTTGATTTAGTTGAAGATTTAAAACAAAAAATGAATGAAAATAGAGTAAAAAGATTGATAAATATAGGTATGGATGAAGATTTAGCAAATGATATCTCCAAAGTACACACCCCAAATTTTATGTAA
- a CDS encoding c-type cytochrome has translation MKKVVLATVALVGFAFADAPASYATCKACHGVKGEINITTQSKSHVPANLTKADIVKALNGYKDGSYGGAMKGLMKGQVAKLSDADIKALADYMGK, from the coding sequence ATGAAAAAAGTAGTTCTTGCAACAGTAGCACTAGTAGGTTTTGCATTTGCTGATGCACCAGCATCTTATGCAACATGTAAAGCATGTCACGGAGTTAAAGGTGAAATCAATATCACTACTCAAAGTAAATCTCATGTTCCAGCTAATTTAACAAAAGCTGATATTGTAAAAGCTTTAAATGGTTATAAAGATGGTTCTTACGGTGGAGCGATGAAAGGTCTTATGAAAGGTCAAGTTGCTAAATTAAGTGATGCTGATATTAAAGCATTAGCTGATTATATGGGTAAATAA